In Antechinus flavipes isolate AdamAnt ecotype Samford, QLD, Australia chromosome 3, AdamAnt_v2, whole genome shotgun sequence, a genomic segment contains:
- the HRG gene encoding histidine-rich glycoprotein yields the protein MRVPAILLLLLASAGPSFSLSPADCEAAVPKAEEILRLINERRTEGFQFRLLRVADAHTDVREEKSAVIHYLVLDVIESDCSVLSRTHKEECKEEGIRLISELVIGKCKVVAITHSNTSCERELDELIEFNCTTSSASFALTNKSPGPTIIDHFEDPEPYKEQAEKALEHYKQDHVSASSFQVVKVERALRVRGGERFILQVEFSIANYSAESVGPPFFRSCPVFGFCRAVLPYNYEDSDLNNPLDINVKCEIFNAEDSRNVSSGRHHHRHHDYFNRCRHLLLENGI from the exons ATGAGGGTGCCGGCCATCCTCCTGCTCCTCCTGGCCTCAGCAGGTCCTTCCTTCTCACTGAGTCCTGCAGATTGTGAAGCCGCAGTGCCCAAGGCCGAGGAAATCCTCCGTCTGATCAACGAAAGGCGGACAGAAGGTTTCCAATTCCGGTTGTTGAGGGTCGCTGATGCCCACACTGATGTCCGTGAAGAG AAATCTGCCGTTATCCACTATTTGGTCCTGGACGTGATAGAATCTGACTGTTCTGTCCTATCCAGGACACACAAAGAGGAATGCAAAGAGGAAGGTATTAGACTAATTTCTGAATTG gtCATCGGGAAATGCAAAGTGGTGGCCATCACCCACTCAAACACCTCTTGTGAGCGGGAACTGGACGAGCTGATTGAGTTCAACTGCACGACAAGCTCTG CTTCTTTTGCACTGACCAACAAAAGCCCCGGGCCTACCATTATTGACCACTTTGAAGATCCAGAACCATATAAGGAGCAGGCGGAGAAAGCCCTCGAGCACTACAAGCAGGATCATGTCAGTGCCTCCTCATTCCAGGTGGTCAAAGTTGAGAGAGCTTTGCGAGTG AGGGGAGGTGAAAGATTCATCTTACAAGTGGAGTTCAGCATAGCGAACTACTCTGCAGAGTCAGTGGGGCCTCCCTTCTTCAGGAGCTGTCCG GTCTTTGGATTTTGCCGGGCAGTTCTTCCGTATAACTACGAGGATTCCGACTTGAACAACCCACTtgatataaatgtaaaatgtgaAATTTTCAATGCGGAG GACTCCAGAAATGTCAGCAGTGGAAGACATCACCATCGGCATCATGATTACTTCAATAGGTGCAGACACCTCCTCCTAGAGAACGGCATCTAG